cctcttcgcgaacgacatccattaaagcagcaacatggggcggagaagacaccacgtgcagcttttgcagctcctcgcgcacaatactgcgcacgagctccgtcaggtcttttacagtcgtgacgtcaggtgtttgtagggccgactacactgacgaaagactgccaggacgttcatactggtacgaacgctgccttagcattctctccattgccgtggcttcgcgaaggaactcctctacagtgccgggagggttccgcactagtcccgcgaacagctgctccttcactccccgcattaggaggtgcaccttcttttcttccgtcattgaagagtcggctcgcctgaacagccgcgtcatgtcctcaacgaacatggcaacactctcgttcggacgctggtttcgggaattgaggagccgttccgcttgctcctttcggtcagagcttcggaaagtatttcgcaactggttgcaaaactctggccaggttgtcatagtggcttcatggttttcgaaccaagtgcgcgcagagtcctcgagataaaagtagacgtaccgaagctttTGCTGCTcattccactcgttgacgctgccgcaacggttgttgtcgtcgagccagtcgtcgacgtcctcataagggtcaccgtggaacggcttcggagtacgcgggacgttgaagaaccatggaggaggcagcgttgatgtttcttgggtttgcgttctcgcactagccatagtactgccgagttcaggaaatggtccgaattcaggaggtaggcctagttgtcgcctgctacgccgtaggtcagctggttcttccaagtcgcggctagtgtcgggaccttgctgctgattgcagtgcatacaacactacccagcacctccaccagaaaatgtcacgtgatcacagaacgaccacaacgtctgttcacaggagcagcactggacatcgagccgaaccgaacgttagagcacgagcacacaccaaccgtcctcttcttctttcacaccatggcacatactcgcactggcatggctaaacctcgttccatgcctgtggcaatatgcaCGCACGTGAAATTAGGTGCAGTTGTGCATGTCATCAAGTTTCAAAGCAGAGGGGCATGACAAAGTGGGCACATCTGTTCAAGCGTAACTTGTAATCACCACTTTCTCCACTAAATGACGGCTGGCACGACTTGTCAGCCACCACCATGATCACCACCATGCGATGAAAGCGGCAGTGTCGACGCAGCATCTCAAAATGCGTCAATAtccatcaaaacaaaaaaatgtcgcagaatatccacggagtgaatgatgagtggccCGAAGTGTCCGTCCATTTGTTTGCGTGACAGACGCtccaccccactcatcatcattcagaccgtggatatgctgtgaatttcttagtataacagcgccatctatccTCTTTAATAGTCAACTATACCGAACCCACTAATGCCATccagtgatattatttccaaggacatatacacactgCTATCTAATGAGCAATTCTTAAAACCAACTTGAAGTGGTtactactacaacatactacTACTAGGAATCGACCCACACCttagggagcttcacccctaaaacaagcTTGCATTGCTGCGAAATAAAGTTTAGTGCTGCAGCGGGCATGCCTTCCTGGTTCCAAGCATAACCACATAATAGACAATCATTACTTGGTCTTACTGTAAACAAAACGGCAGTGCCACAAAACAGAGTTGACTGATTTACAAAATCTCAATACCTTCTTTCTTTTGAGGCAAGTTAAAAAGCTCCTGCTTAGAAGCATGGTTTGTACTGAAGTATTTAGATTTAACTCAACTTTTCACTGCAGGTTTGCTTCTCGTTTCGtttttcatttctcattagcacTCATTTATAAAAATGGTTGATGTTACAGAGAAATAATAGTTGTCATGACAACAATGTATGTGTGTGGACTACAGGAACACATTACCAGAGGCCAAGGTTGAAAAATCTGTCACCTCCTTTTGGTGGCCATGACTGAGGATCATGCCACAAAGGCACTCGAACCCCTTCATGGTGTTGTccaagatgttttttttaaacagcaAGTTGAATTAATCCAACTGCAACTCAAAAGAAAGATCACAATGTTTACCACAGATGTCACAAAAGAGGGGAGGGAGATAAGAGCATACAGAATGTTCGGTGGCCAAGAATGGATACTCCAACAGCGCCTGTTGTATGGTCATGCGCTCGAGCCGCTCATGCCTTTCTTTGGCGGTGGCGAGGAGGCACGGCCGCAGCTCGTCATCACCTGCTGTGCTGGCATTCTCTGTGAGCCACTCGTGGTGCCAACGACGCCCCTCAGCGGTCTCACCATAAACAATGAGTTCTGGGTTGTCCTGCAACATGTGAATCGAGTGGCCACTTTATTAGTGCACACCTagcaaagtaaaacaaaaataagcaCCAAAAATATGTGCAGCAGTGATAACATTTCACCTGCACTTTTtacagaaaacaaaaaactatTGTTTCACCAGCAAAAATATATCTTAAAAAAACACTTACAGACAGCCGGCACAGCTTCTTGTTAATTTGTTCTGGCCCTGGCACCCTGGGCCTCTTTGGTGCGTTGATGACTCTCATGGCCTCCATTTCTTTGGAGATGTTCTGGGTCTTTTTCCGGTTATTTTTAAACTTGTTTTTTAGTGCAAGTTTCCGCGATTCCTACGCATTGTGCAAAAACACAAGCCCGAATAAGATTATTCTCACAGCTTTTGTCATGAATTTTAATGACCTCAATACCTTTGTTACAAAACAAAATACTGTTATAAAACTTTATATGTTTTCTACATGGCTTTCTACTGCGAAATTTGTAAATGAGAATGTTTTGACAGAACTCGGTCTGTCAAGCTGGCTAAAAAttattacgaaaaaaaagaactcttTAGCCACTTTTAGTCCAAAGTAACTAATATCTaaattgaaaactaaaaactgatTCGATGTTTCGGAACCAATGCAGTCCCTTCTTCAGGGGACTGCATTGGGAACTTGTCGTTGAAGCGTCCCCCTTAAAGCACTGCAAGGGCCTGGACCTTGTTTAAACTTACTGGCCAGAGCCCAGCTCGCTGGCTTAAAGCAAGACCTAGGCCATACCCTTACCGGAGGAAAAAATGCACCTACCCGGCCTGACCGCAGATTAGACCTGACATAGGTGAGAGCCAATAATCTGGGTGGTGTTGCTCGAACACAGAATTGACAACACGGTGTTTTAAGTGGCAAATATCAGTGCTTTGGTGGCGAATGCTTTGCAAACAATTATGCTTTAATTTGCAGAAATTGTAgcgcaactgagaaaattttgtggctggtcgggcattttcgCACACCGTTACACAGTTTCGGCACATTTCGTGGTTTTGGTGGCGCTCAATAGAAAAATTGGGAATGATATCAGGTTAGTGCGAGTAGTGCAGGTGTTGCACGTCTTAGCAAACCTGCTTTCTGCTTTTTCAGATTTTAATGGCATATGGCTCCCTAACGATGTACTGGTAGAGGGCAGTCACTAGACTATGCGAGCATACGACTGACAGGAGGTGGACGAAGAGATCTCTAGCTATCTTGAAAGTTTGTACCAGTTTTGGTAATAAAGACACGAATAAGCTTTTCGACGCTTACTCATCAGATGCATATCATTCAAGGTCAAGTTACAGCTGCCCAAATCTTTAACTATCGCACTCGAGTGGCGACATTGCTGTGCATCAGCACCACACAATAGAGCTGAGTTACAAACAAGGCGAGATTATGTGCAATCCCAGAAAGTGAATACAGCTGTGCTCATGGTCTCCTTGGCTGTTCCTTCTTCGAAGCATAATCCCATATCTGCACATTTAAAGGGGTAtcgacacaaaaactttggcctcgcatTTTTCTGCTGCGATCTGTTGCTGCTTGCCTGTTAGTTATTTCACGACATATCATTTGCTGCAGCACATGACAGATAATTTATTACATGCCTCTCATTATCCACCAGCTTCAGTTTCAGTTTGAAACAGCTTCAAAAACCGGGTGCAACTATTGCCACCTAGCATGTGCATGTCAGCACAAAGAAATGTGACACACTTTCGCACGGTCCACATCAAGAATCAGTTTTGAATAGAAAACGAAACTGCAGTGTCGTCAAACAGAAAACTTTTAAAGCATGCCCCACGGCAACCAACCATCAATTAAGAAGTATAGACTGCGGGAATAAACGCAAAAAAGGAAAAATGGTGGCTATGATGTCATAATAACTTATTTTATTGACTGCAGCGTGATGATGGCAGGGAAGTTCGGGGTCCCCAAAACGTCCTCCTCTAGGGTTTCAAATGGCACGATGGAGTTGAAGGCTCACCCAAGCTTCAAAATTAGTTTAAAACACCTTCCAAACTATACCTAATCATTGTTGACATTTCGCAGATGATATACAAATGTTTACGGGAATCAACCTTGCAGGCTATCTCAGCAATGAAATTTTTTGTCAATATTCCTTCAGGAGGCGCCAAGTTTTTTCATTTTATGAGTAGAAATGTGTGGCGTATCGTGAAATATTTGCTCAATTTCTTACAGCCACATTCAGCATTGGaacattatttctttatttagaatACGCTCAGGGCCAATGGCATCACAGAAGGGGTGGGGCAAAAATACAGAAAATTGGTAGTAGTTCAGAAACAGGTCACAAGACAAAAAAatgcagaaatagaactcactaCCATTCATAACTACGTTTCAAAAGTTTACAAGTAGTTACTCTAGTTATagtaatacaaaaaaagaaaacaaaatacatAATACTACCTTAATTATAAAGAAATGTCGAAATTCGGTATATCAGCAGAGAGAGGCACATGATATAAGTATAAATGGTGGTGCCtagtttaaaagaaaaagaaaacttagaGAAATATATTACGTACAGCTTCTCTAAATTGGTTAGTATCCTTGATGGTGACAACATCTGGAGGAAGGTGATTCCAATCATCACTAGTGTGTGGCACAAATGAGTGAAAGTAAAGAAGATGCCTTACAAGATGGAATGCCAACTTTGTGTTGGTGATCAATGCGAGATGATATGTAATATGGTGCAAAATACAAGCACAATGCTGAACTGGACACACTCACAATGATGAGCTATATACATTTTCCTCTCAGTCAGAAACGTCATGCATTCTTTTCCGCATGCCCTTTCCCCATTGTATTGCGAGGACTTCCGGCAACTAACTACTCGTAAACGGTGCCAGCGGGTCTTCCCTGCATTTGTACCAAAAAAgatttgattgactgatatgtggggtttaacatcccaaaactatcgtagcggagggctcccaaaatttagaccacctaaggttctttaacgtgcacacaaatctgaacacacaggccacagcatttccgcctccatcgaaaatgcagcggcggcagccgggatgcgatcccgtgacctgcctgtcagcagccgagtaccttagccactagaccaccacagcggggccgTACCAAAATGGAGCTTGTAGTTGTTTGGGAAAATGGCCGCAAGGGGGGTGCGTACACTTCAGAGAGATTTTGACTGCTTTGACAGTTGACAATGACCCAGCGAGAAGGGCGGTCACCAGTGTCGAGAGTCTCGCGTAAGCAGCGAGCATGGAGTGTCCcacgcaacgtattgagacggatCTTGCCTTTGCCCTTGTGTTAATTAAATGCCTGTTTGTGTTTAATCAAATGTCTGTGTCTGCTATATGAGTATGTCAGACACAAACATcgccacacgtgcaaccccgcacttGCAGGCCcttcaggcgtcgcaggctgaAGTGTATAATGGAAGCCTACGAGACTGCCGCATGCACGCCGCTGTTAGATCAGCTGGGCCTCACCCTACGAGTGTTTCACTCCTTATGGCAGAGAAGGATAGCAAGGCTGCACTAAATTTGAAGCAGGCTGAAATGGATGTTTTGAACTTCATTATTATAGCACAAATtcgcaaaatttttgtgtctgCATGTTCACATAGCAAAAATGTGCATATTTCTCTTCATTATACATTTTAGaccttggggttgtttactggccctttaacctTTAACTTATGCGGCTGGAAGTAGCATGAAAATATAGCAAAGGTTCCATGCTCACCATGCCGGTCCCTTTTTTGATGTTGTCCCGTAGGTGCGGGTACTTCTGAATAAGCTGTTCCACTGCTGTGTTGTAAAGCTCCTTCGAAGGAAACCTAGGGGAGAGACATGTACCAATGTATTCATGCTAATGGTACAGCATGAAAATAGAAGGAGTGAAAAAAATAACTACAGACAGAACTGAATGACAAAAGTTTGATAATATCTCTATGGTTACAAGCAATGGTAACTAGCCATTATTTCTCCAAGAGCAAACAGCCAAACCTAAACACGAGAGAAGTTGAACAGAATATGGATGCTTAAAATAACGAAATTCGTTCGAATAGGGAGGTTTGCTGGGGGCAACATTTCCACACATTTATGCTGCCCTGATGCCACAACAAGTACACTTGGTAAAATGCTGGCTTCAAGTAATATGCAACTCACCTCATGTCCAAACTAAAAGTATGTTCACATAAACCTGAAGGTCACAGAGAAAGACCATGCAAAGTACATGTATGAATGCAAGCCACTAAGCTGTGATTAGCACAGTTGAAAACATTACATTAGGCCCTAAGAAAAATGCAGGATGCAGGAGCTCCAATTTTTTATAAATTTCAGCCTCTGTGTGACGATATCTAAAGACTACATAAGCActgtttataaaaatattcaggAGGACAAGCTCGTCGTAACATGTTTatcaaaagaaaacttgaaaaaataTTCTACAACCACTTTTAGGTAACTGCTTAGCTCACACTTGCATCATTAAAAAGGAGTATTAGAAGTAAGGGGGCATTTATGTGCCTTGCAACAATGATTCTCGGTTGGCTCAGTCATGTTTCTTTTCATTCTGAAGACTCGGTGCTCACTATGAGCCTATCGAAGAGCCCTAGTAACGTTGATAGCAGCTTACTGTTTACGACATGGAAGCACCCGGCATATAATGACAAAACAAGAAAGTCACACAGAAAATCGCAGTAATTATTCGCACAAGAAACGATTCGAACCAGCGGCATGGGACTGAGAACCAACGTTACAGCCAAGCTGCAAGCCATAACTAATCTACGACGTGTGAAGTCTGAGGTGAGGTCAGTGCTACAACTCGGCTTGGCATTATGATATTTAGAAATGATGGAAGAACCTAATTACAAAAGCCAGGGAAAATATAGGAGATGTCAGTTGTAGTAGTTATGATGCTTGCGAAAAAAGTGAAaaggacaaaaagataactagccACTGGCAGGGTAACttgcaagttaccttttcaccttccttgttttcttcaaatttacattgcTATTATTACAATAAACATCCTTTACACTTTCCTAGGCTTTCTGGTCAGTTAGTTATAATTAACATTATgcttaacaaagaaaaacaagccccTAAAGTTTTCCTTGATCTGGCACTAAATCAAGTCAGAAGCACTACATACCATACTATTTTGAAGCAAGCTTGAAAAATtctgttgatgatggctcgcctCACAGGTCCCTCAACTGGTTCGCCCCTCTGGAGAACTTCCTCATACGGCCCGAAAGCAGGAAGTCTGAACTCAAGGGAGTCGTACTGCTTTCTTAGTGGCACATGTATTTCCACCAACTCAGTGGTGCAGATGGAGTCAGCACTGAAACAGAATGTTAGTGTCAATTTTCAAGCTCACAGAATATAAAGCAACTGTTTTTCAGGTAACAAACATGCAGGACCTTTTATATGATGACACAGTGGAAATAACTTGCTCAACAATTATTCTTTGCTGTTCTGTGATGTGCAGAAATGAGTAAAGTTCTAGGTCTTACCTCTGATTGAGATGTTCCCGCGAAGGATCATGTGCCCTGGAGCTCGGGCCGGCCTCGATGCATTCACTGCTGTTTGGCTGCACAACGAAAAAACTTTCAAGCTATAGCTCTTTAATTCATAACACCACAAAAATTGTAAATATCTGTGGAATTTTGTGAATTAGTGCTTAAAGCATCATGAAGTACAAGCACATTTCAGGAATGGCATTTAGAAAACTGGTATAAACAATCACAGCTCACTTGAATTAAAGTAGAACATTAAAACCATCAGGCAGCAAACTGCAATGTGTGTGAAAGCCTCTGATAGCAAACAGTATTACAAATTTTAAAGTCTatgtaaaaaagagaaagagactattccttgtattatcatcatcagcctggctaaaGTTAGAGCAACTTAAAAAAATTTTAGCCAGGTTAGGCAGGTCAAAGTAAAAATAAGAAATCATAGTAAATTGACATTATTcgtgcagctgttgcacccctgtgaTAGCTGCCTTGATAGTGACGTTAGCATAACTGGTGCATTACGATCTTCTGTACACGGACAGAAAAGCTAGCTGTTTGTTTTGAAATCTTCCAGTTGATCTGCATAATCCAAGCGCCTCTTTGCATGCAGGACACATTCGTGTAATTAAACTGAGCCATCGTATACAGGTGAGAGGCACATTCCTGCGCTTAGCTTCTTCCATTTACCTTTTGTACAGTAGGTGAACTGGCAAACTAAGCATCTGATAAATTATAATGACCTAGACAAAAGTCACAGCCGGATATTATGGAAAGGCCAAAGGTACTGTCCACCACAATGCATTCATTATTGGTGGTGCCGCGGCCCTGTCTGTGTATAGGGCGAATGACTGGCCTTGCTCTGCACGCGACACCTTATAGACATGCAGCCATGCTCTGTACGGGTGGCAACAGCGAAAAGTGTGCTTGTTTAGCTGAAGATGCGCGCTCCCTTAGGACACTTTCGCCCCATCTATTTCTTAAGATGAAGCACATTTTGATTATTAACACACACCTGCATAAACGATGCACTCTTTGTGACagcctaaatttttttttttgtgcagctaTTGGCACATTGATATAATCGCATGCCTCAAAACAGCCATAAAGCTTGCATCATTGATGCAGGTGTGTTTTATCAATCTAAACGGACTTCGTACTTTAAAATAGATGTGACGAAAGTGTCATGAAGTAGCACGGATCTTTGGCTAAACAAGCACACCTTCCACTGTTGTCAACCGTGCAGAGCACGCCTGCATGTCTGTAAGGCAGCGCATGCTCTTGTGCACATGACGTCATAACCCGCAATGTGTCGCGCCACAGAGCAAAGCAAGTGGCTTGCGGGCTATACATAGATGTAGCTGCGGCTGTACTACTCAGTTACACGGCACAAACTCGCTTCCATTAAGACTCATGTACATTTCCATAACATGGTAATTATGCCAGTAAATAGCTAATGCTATATGAAAGATGATTCAGCTCAAACAGGCACTATGACCTGAATAGCTGTATCTGGAGGTTACATAACTCATTTTTGAAAGAGATACTCACATCTGTAGTGGGCGGCAGCACTTTCCTCCCCACCTTGATTTTAAATTTTGAGAGGATTGTGCAATCTTTTTCTAGGTCAATGTATTCATCGACCTCGGTGTCGAAAACCTGGAGCTGAATGAAACATTTCATTTATAAAGTTGGGTGAAACATGTTGTGGCACGCATGTTAACAGACAAGTAAACAGCGTTTTTCATAAATCGCTTTCCGTTTTTTGCTGATCTCTTATGTCACTCGTGCTAACTAAACTAATTAGCATTTCTGAGGGTGAGAATCGCTAAGTTTCTTCAACTTTGTTATTCGATTTGAAAAAATGCGAGCAATAGCACAGTGAATAGCATGTTATTTCACGAGCTCTTCTTGGCATCACATACACAGAAATAATATGCTGTTTTCTGTGCTGTTCATCCTGTTTTGTGTTACATATTTCACTTCACTAGATATGCGCCAGTTCGGTATATTCGTACAGATACTGTTTGGTTATGCGTAATTAGTTATGCGTAATTGGTTATGTGCGAAACCCACCATATGAATCCAATAACATAACACGAACAGCTTACTAATCCACTAATAGAACCAATTCGGACCTTCCTAGTAGTCTTTTTGAACTTATAATTTGAACATGATCTGGTTCTATTGCTTCAAAAAGGTGCACTACGTGACACAGACGTAAATATCAATGTGATGAAAATGGGTGAACAGCACTTTTCTTCCATCAATGACAAGAAGTTTCGAAGTACTCAATTGGTACTCACCAAGGTTTGCTCGTCCACAGCAGTGTGTGTAGACAAAGCGTGGACTAGCTCGTCATACGAACCCGTAGGCAGCACAACTTTCTTTTGCTCGCCTGTCTCTAAACGCACAACGCATACTATGGCCGCCATGCTTCTAAAACTTAGCACACGCACAAAAACGTTGTCAGAGTACAAGTACAGGAGCACAAACAAACGCCGCCGCGGAATGAGAATTTGTGCCACGAGTGATTTACGTGCTAAACAAAGATGTCGTTACGTCGTGACCCAGCCTTGCCACGCTAGAATCATCTCACCTCTAAGGTGTAAGAAAGCACTTGCTTGAAAACAAAAACTTTACGAACTCAAAAtaatattaaaaataatttctCTGACGTATATTTAGTTATTCTCAGCCATGGTACTTGACAGTGTTGTACTGTTAACTTTGACACGAATTCATCACGTCATAGCGTTGCCAACATTCACCACTGCATCCACTGCGCACGAGTGCATCATAACGCATGCATGtgaggtccgttcgattcgcctgcaccacgtgaaccagttcacgaggtgctgcaccttatcattcgtttcagcggtgcagcattgacgaccgctgaaTCCTGCCATTCATTttgaaaggtgcagaagaggtgcagcaccggttcacaattttcctgcacctccttcgctgacggtgccggcttggtgcaggcgcgcgtgcagctgagcagacgacgcagcacttagacgtatATGGCTTAGGCGCcatacccgcctctacaaatgcggtgtgttttgccaagatgtttacgcctcataaactgtccgcatctgcgtttcgccataggtcggtgtttgctgaatggtgcaaaataaccgaaaagaaataaggccaacaccttgtcggcacatcgtcatttgtttcgggtgtcgtgctgtgcctgcaccgctgaactcacgctgcacaatttctgaacttcgcgtgcacagccgtgaaccggttccgaccggtgcaggtgaatcgaacggacctgtGATCTGCAGCACCCTCAGTGGGCGCCCTTCCAGATTACTGTTAATCTGAGCCGCCGCAACGATAAGTTACAGCGGATCTCCGCTTTCTTCATACTGTAATGGCGAAAACCAGTGGCTGCATTTCTATAAAATTACAATAAAGCAGTAGCGGTATCTTCCCGCGGAAAGCTCGTGCCCCTTAGGTGTTCCAGCGTTTCAGCTGTTGCCTTGAATTACTACTTGAGCATCTTATCAGCTCAGCTAACAAGAGGGCTACGTCGGGAGCTTATCGCTATGCATTCGTTACAGGTATATACCAGTTATCTGCCAGCTAATAGTTTTAATTCGAGAAAAAATATCAAACCTTCGCTTCGCCCCCCGGTTACGTCAATGTATGGGGCCGAGTTTACGCCCCCACCCCCCCCTTTCATGTGGCTAGTAGAGTGCCTTGCCCCCTAGGGCCGTTGCCAGATTCAATGTAAGGAGCAGAACTTGTGCCTCCCTCTTAGATGACTTGGGGGAGCGGCCGCCCCATCTGTCCCCCTCGTGCGCACACCTATGTGAGGAAGGGTTACAGAATAGGGCTCGGTGCTACCCCGCTTGACCTGTGTGATgcagtctattttttttttctatctaggTTTTACATTTGTGCATTAATTTGTGATATTTCAATCTCAGCTTCTTCATTTCAGATGGATTCTACAAAAGCATATGCATGTGCCCGGTGCCACCAGAGGACCAGTTCATTGTCTGCACTTTTCCGGCACTTTTGCACTTGGCATGGCACAGAAAGTAACTGGACTTGCAATTTTGAAAACTGTGTGCGGACGTTTAGACTGTACAGTTCATTCCGGAAGCACATGAGGAGACACCACGACCATTTGCTTCAACCACCTGCCAGTGAGACCTGTTGTTGTTGCACTGTCGTTGTAGCACTGTTGTTGGTGCAACTGATGAACCCAGTGAAATTGATGCAACTGATGAGCCCAGTGAACTCTGTGAACCCAGTGATGAGGAGCCCCCACAGGGATGCAGACACAACAGGAGCACTTGTGATGTTACTGATCAATGTGCCATACATCTGTCCTCTCTTCTCTTAAAGTGGCAAGAAGGGAGACGATTGCCAGAGTGTACTGTGAATGAAATTGCCAATGACTCGCTCAACTTCATTACAGATTTTCAAGCTAAACTGAACACAGCTGAAATGGGAAGACTCCAGCACCTTGGGACAAAATCTGGACGAGAACAATATTGGAAAAGTGTATTCACTTTTGTGTCTCCACAAACTGTGCATCTTTCAAATCACCCAGATGATCAATTTGAATATGTACGTCTTCTAGAGACCATGCAAGCTATTGCTGGGGTCCGTGAGCTTTTAGGGGAATTCAAGCAGTCTGCAACCCTCTTGAAGGATGTATGTGATGGAGACTACTTTAAGGAGCACAACATATTTAAATAAGCTGGCTCTGAGAAGTCGTTGGCCCTTCAGGTATATTTTGACGAGTTTGAAGTGTGTAACCCTCTGGGAAGCAAACGTGGCAAACACAAACTTATTGCTGGATACTTGTCATTGTTGAATTATATGCCACAGTCGCGTTCAAAGCTTGATGATAAATATCTGATTCTCCTTGCAAAAAGATGCCTTGTAACGAAATTCAGTTATCAGTAAATTCTCAAACCACTGCTGAACGACTTGTAGCAACTGGAATCTAATGGAATTAACATAAATGGAACAGTAATGAAGGGGTCACTTTTATATGTTAGTGGCGACAACCTGTCAAGCCACCAACTTGGTGGTTTTCGAGAATGTTTTTCATTTGGCCTTATGTGCCGCTACTGCATGGCAGACAGAAATGAGATCAATGATAAATGGCATGAAGAAAAGTTTGTTGCGAGGACAAAGCAATCGCACAGTCGTCACGTTGAGCTTGACAAGCAGGATCAAACTTTAAGTACTTCATATGGCGTTACTGGTGAGAGCTGCCTGAGCTCTCCGAGTTCGTTTGATGTTACGCAAGGCTTGCCACCAGACATAATGCACGACCTTCACGAAAGCGTGATCCCTTTCATCCTGAAACATGTAGTCGGGGCCATAGTATAAAGTGGATTTTTGACTTTGGAGCAATTAAACGAGCGACTTGCCAAATTTTCATTTCAAGCGGGGGACAAAAAGTCTAAGTTGCCCCCCTTGTCACATGCAGCAGTTTTTGGAAAAACCCCCATAAAAGGGTCAGCTGCTgaaaagctttgtttttttttgtttcttctcttttcttgtgGGGGACAAAGTGCCAATAGACAATCCTGCATATAAAGTATACCTTCAACTGCGTGCTATCGTGGACATCATTCTTGCTCCGCAGGTGTCCAAAGGTTCTGCTGCATATCTGAAGGTGTGCATTGAGGACTTTCATGTAGCATTCAAGAAAACTTTTCCAAATGTCAACATTATACCGAAGATGCACTATATTATTCACTATCCTAGCCTTCTCCTTTCATATGGCCCTCTTAGTAGACTGTCCTGTATGTGGTTTGAAGCAA
The sequence above is drawn from the Rhipicephalus microplus isolate Deutch F79 chromosome 3, USDA_Rmic, whole genome shotgun sequence genome and encodes:
- the LOC142803920 gene encoding uncharacterized protein LOC142803920 isoform X3, which codes for MAAIVCVVRLETGEQKKVVLPTGSYDELVHALSTHTAVDEQTLLQVFDTEVDEYIDLEKDCTILSKFKIKVGRKVLPPTTDPNSSECIEAGPSSRAHDPSREHLNQSADSICTTELVEIHVPLRKQYDSLEFRLPAFGPYEEVLQRGEPVEGPVRRAIINRIFQACFKIVWFPSKELYNTAVEQLIQKYPHLRDNIKKGTGMESRKLALKNKFKNNRKKTQNISKEMEAMRVINAPKRPRVPGPEQINKKLCRLSDNPELIVYGETAEGRRWHHEWLTENASTAGDDELRPCLLATAKERHERLERMTIQQALLEYPFLATEHSLQLD
- the LOC142803920 gene encoding uncharacterized protein LOC142803920 isoform X2; amino-acid sequence: MAAIVCVVRLETGEQKKVVLPTGSYDELVHALSTHTAVDEQTLLQVFDTEVDEYIDLEKDCTILSKFKIKVGRKVLPPTTDPNSSECIEAGPSSRAHDPSREHLNQSADSICTTELVEIHVPLRKQYDSLEFRLPAFGPYEEVLQRGEPVEGPVRRAIINRIFQACFKIVWFPSKELYNTAVEQLIQKYPHLRDNIKKGTGMESRKLALKNKFKNNRKKTQNISKEMEAMRVINAPKRPRVPGPEQINKKLCRLSDNPELIVYGETAEGRRWHHEWLTENASTAGDDELRPCLLATAKERHERLERMTIQQALLEYPFLATEHSVCSYLPPLFCDICGKHCDLSFELQLD
- the LOC142803920 gene encoding uncharacterized protein LOC142803920 isoform X5 — protein: MAAIVCVVRLETGEQKKVVLPTGSYDELVHALSTHTAVDEQTLLQVFDTEVDEYIDLEKDCTILSKFKIKVGRKVLPPTTDPNSSECIEAGPSSRAHDPSREHLNQSADSICTTELVEIHVPLRKQYDSLEFRLPAFGPYEEVLQRGEPVEGPVRRAIINRIFQACFKIVWFPSKELYNTAVEQLIQKYPHLRDNIKKGTGMDNPELIVYGETAEGRRWHHEWLTENASTAGDDELRPCLLATAKERHERLERMTIQQALLEYPFLATEHSVCSYLPPLFCDICGKHCDLSFELQLD
- the LOC142803920 gene encoding uncharacterized protein LOC142803920 isoform X4 produces the protein MAAIVCVVRLETGEQKKVVLPTGSYDELVHALSTHTAVDEQTLLQVFDTEVDEYIDLEKDCTILSKFKIKVGRKVLPPTTDPNSSECIEAGPSSRAHDPSREHLNQSADSICTTELVEIHVPLRKQYDSLEFRLPAFGPYEEVLQRGEPVEGPVRRAIINRIFQACFKIVWFPSKELYNTAVEQLIQKYPHLRDNIKKGTGMESRKLALKNKFKNNRKKTQNISKEMEAMRVINAPKRPRVPGPEQINKKLCRLSDNPELIVYGETAEGRRWHHEWLTENASTAGDDELRPCLLATAKERHERLERMTIQQALLEYPFLATEHSLD